The DNA region CAGTGTAGCGCACCTGGATGGCTTCGGATATGAAGCCGGCGACCTGGCCGGTGGTGCCGAACTCGATGATCTCCTGCACGTCGCGCGCGTACTTCTCGGCGTCGGAGCCGAAGGCGCCTCTGTAGGGGTCCGGGTTCACGGCGTGGTGCACGCCGCTCTTGAGCACCGCAGGTCATCAAAAAAAAAATAGTCAGAGAACGGCTTCCATTTCAGCCAAATTCAGCAGTACAGAACCACAGGTACATGCGTACCTGGACGACGTTGAACTTCCAGTTCTTCTGCGCGGTGGCGCCCATGGTGCCGGCCGCGTTCCCGTGGTAGGAGTTGCGGAGGGATATGATGTCGTGGGAGCCGGTGTACAGCCGCGCCATCAGGATGGCGAGCTCGTTCGCCTCCGTGCCGGAGTTGGTGAAGAACACGACCTGTATCATCAACAAATGAGCGGCGTTGCTGTTGCTAAATGGCTGAAGCAGAGCCGGCGCAGGACGCCAGCGGCCAGTCGCGTGCGTACCTTGAGGTCGCCGGGCAGCTTGGATGCCAGCGCCTCGGCGAAGTCGGCGATGGCGTGGTTGAGGTAGAGCACGGTGGAGTGCTGCAGGCGCCTGGCCTGCGCGGTGATCGCGTCCACGACGTCGGGGTGGCAGTGCCCGCAGCACACGGTGGCGATCCCGGCGAACGCGTCCAGGTAGCGCCGGCCGTGCTCGTCGTACAGGTACTGCCTCTTCCCCTCCACGATGTTCAGCTGCAACGTTGCACAACACAGCAAACATTTTGTCAAGGTTGGATATACCACACTCAGCCATTTTTCCCCTTGATTTCTTTTCCGTCAGATCAGATCCTGATTGAACTAATATTACTTCTCCAAACACGCGAGCCTTTGTCCTCCTGACTATCTATCTAAATTCTAAATCCCCAACATCGTAGCTCTAACAACCGGAAAAGCCCAACCTCACCAGAGATCCAGTGGAGAGTAGAGAATGTCGGTAGAGTTTGAAACTTCTACTAAGATTTAAGAAACGCCAGAGTTTGAAATTTGAACGTAGAGTGAAGAGGAAAAAGGGAGAGAAGAGTGTTAGGGAAGCAGAAACACTCAAAATTTCATAAAaattctactgttttctatggcTGCAGAAATGAAAGAATCGGCCGGCATGCAGGCCGCAGATGGATCTTCGTGGGATCGATCGACGCACAGGCTTGGAGTAGAAGTGGAACAGCGACGGGCTGAGGTACTCGGCGCGCTTGCGGGCTATCTCGGCGGCGCTCGGCCCGTCGTAGGGCAGCGGCACGTGGTCGAACGCCGGCATTCTCGGCGCGGCTGCCGCCGTctcggccgccgcggcgagcCGGGAGAACCTCCTCGCCAAATTCCTCGCCCCCTGCCGCATCATCGCCACGCGCCTGCGTCTATCTGCAGAATAATCCAACGAAATTATAGGTTGATTCCTCCACtcggccctcctcctcctcaaatCACGTCAACTAATCGCGATTAGTTTTTAACTTCGGGTGCAGGACGAGAGGAGGGGGGAGGTGTGGCCGTGTGGGATGGGATGGAAGCAattaggaggaggaggacgggaGGGGTTTATATGCCCGCGCAACAAACTGCAGAGCAACGCTGCGAGAGAAAGATTTGGCGTGCCAATACCTGACCAATGACCAGCTTACACGTCGACGCGTTTGCACCCGGTCTCGAATCCCAGGCGCGAAATCCGTTACGGATTTGCGAAATCATGAGCAGCATGCGACAGTGATTCCCAGAATCAGAATGCAGGTGGGGCTATAATTAGTAGGCAATTACGGGCTATAATTAGTAGCCAAGAATCTGGAATATTTCCTTTCCGGGTGGTAACGGCGCGGTTGCCGTCGTGCTCGAGCAGAAAGAACAGGTGACGGTGCTCCAATTTTAACCTGCGTGTCTTGTGGCACCCCCAACCGATGGTTCACTGTACCTCGATGGCTTTTGTTGCATTGGTCGATGGCGAATTCAGGCTGATTAATTGGGAATATACCTTCCGTTTTAAGTAATTTTTTAAAACAAGTTTTAGAATTACATATTTTAGCTGGGTTGGCGTATATCTCGGGCTACTGCAGCCGTCGTCCTAGGTGAACATAGGGCAggtgagtttttttttttagaGTATCATCAATCCATCAAGCTGCGGCAATTTggttggagttggattttttttCCTCTTTCAGCTGGCAATGGTGCTTTGTGACTGTAAATTGCGGATAAGTGTCATGAGCTAAGAATATGCTGTTTATAACTATTTAAATCGGGCTTTTGCAAAATAACTATTGATTTTAACTTTATTTTCCTTTGCATGAATAATAAGACACTGTTGCCATCCTGATATCATGTGACTTCCACAAACAAAACTGAGAGCCCGTTTGGATCAGCTAAAATTGGATGTTAAACTTTAGCATCTATTAGTACTTACACTCCGTGCTAAAGTTCGAGTCTTGGTTAAAGTTTAGCCCACCCTATTAGCACTCCTATTTGGAGTAgctagtgctaaagtttagcacttttggatactagcacttggaTCCAAACGCCCCTTGAGTTGTATATGTCACATGCAAAAAAAACTCTCTCTTTAAAAATACAATTAGATTTATATtagaattttaaattttcataTCCACGTTACATTTATGTTGTTGAAAAATCAACAGATCCCAAATCCAAATATAACCGTAGGTCCTTTGCTTGACCTCGAGTACCAACGACTATGGCAGGGAACATTAACTCTTGGTTAGCCACAAGAACTTTCATCTGGTTCATCTATATCCTTCCTATGTAAAAGATGTGTACATCCATTCATTCACATTCAAGCAGTGCAAACCGAAGCCATATCTTTGTTTTTCAATGCACTATTTTTAGATGACCTTGAATTATTGGTCTAATCACATATGACACATATTCCTCTCAAAAATGCAACTAAATCAGGTTGTTTTACTTAAATATGCTTTGTCGGCCTGCAGTGTATGGTGTATGTGGATATATGTGCTGATGATCACAATAATCTCCGCTATATGTCAAGTATAGTAGCTAAAAGGTATACATGCAATGGTGCAAATCAACAAACACTATAGTGCTTCCATTAAAGATCCATTAAACAAATCAATGGATTGCTATTAGACAAACACGGTCTGACAACGATTAGGGACCGCACTTAATGACCACAGTCAAGCAAATGCGGTTTGGTTGTGATGAGACGCAACACATTTCAAAAGGTCATCACATCCCATTTTTGCTTATGTGATGATGCAATAGTGGTTCTGTTTTTAATAATATGCAATAGTGATGGGAGCTTCTGGATCAATATGAGCAGATGATTTGTTCCTCCACTATGCACTTGATTTTGTATTTTAAAAACGCATACAAACACACTGATTCTTAAAAAAATTGTGCAAAATACACTTGTCCCCTTGATTGTTAGCTTCTCTTATAAAGCTTTGGATTCTAATCACAATTcttcctttttttaaaaaaaaattcacCTTGGTCTCTCTTCAGAAAACAAATGTTGCAAGCAACAAGTTGTTAGCATTATTGGTTCAGGGGGTGTGGTGCATTATTGGCTCTGGTGTCAGGACTCAAGAGTAGTGTGTGCCTGCTTCCTACTTGGATCCACAACATGGAGTCCTTTATCCGATGACAGAGTAGCTGGTAAGCATTCCTTGTATAATCTTTCCTCGGAGATAAAGATGCGATCAAGAAAACAACCACGATGCTTGCTCAGACATCACTAGTAGCCTTTCCCTTACATGTCAGTTTGCATCACCATACGATAGTATTACTCCCTCTAGTCACAAATACACGCACATCACTTCCCTTCCTACCACGCTCAGACCCCTGCAGGCATAGAACCAAAGTACATTGAATGTGGACGCAATACACATTATGCACCCCGTTCATCCGCATAAGGCAAAAGGCATGCTCATAATAAGCTAGACTTGTCACCTACTAAAGCCAGGATCACGTACGTCATCGGCACCGGCATATCCATCCATGTAGGCGCGGCGAGGTAGCAGAACCGGGCAGCACCCGTGTCTACCGTCTACTAGTCGCCGTCTTCCATTTCCCTTTCCTTAGACGCTAGCTCTCCACTACTACCACTACTTGATGAGCTAAGATAAGTTACAAAGAGAAGGCCACAGCAATTGGGTATTCTTGTTGGCTTGTGCTGTCCACGGCGCCGCTGCGTAGATGATTAGCCGATCTGAACGCCGCGATCAGCCGGCGATAGTTGATGGCGACAAGGAGCAAGTTTAATCAGCACGCTGTCAGGTGTGTGGTGAATGGGTGATTAATCTTTTTTTTCTCCCCATTCCTCGTAGTAGGCCATGATGATAAGGACGCACTAGCGCAAAGTTGGGGTGTGCGATTAACCTCTGTCTCCTCCAAGAAAATTATAGAACTACATGTGTGCTTGTCGACTGCATAGGATGGAGCCAGGCGTGGCCAT from Panicum hallii strain FIL2 chromosome 9, PHallii_v3.1, whole genome shotgun sequence includes:
- the LOC112872622 gene encoding alanine--glyoxylate aminotransferase 2 homolog 3, mitochondrial-like, with protein sequence MMRQGARNLARRFSRLAAAAETAAAAPRMPAFDHVPLPYDGPSAAEIARKRAEYLSPSLFHFYSKPLNIVEGKRQYLYDEHGRRYLDAFAGIATVCCGHCHPDVVDAITAQARRLQHSTVLYLNHAIADFAEALASKLPGDLKVVFFTNSGTEANELAILMARLYTGSHDIISLRNSYHGNAAGTMGATAQKNWKFNVVQSGVHHAVNPDPYRGAFGSDAEKYARDVQEIIEFGTTGQVAGFISEAIQGVGGIVEVSPGYLPLAYEKVRNAGGLCIADEVQAGFARVGSHFWGFETHGVVPDIVTMAKGIGNGIPLGAVVTTPEIAQVLTRRCYFNTFGGNPLCTAGGLAVLKVLEKERLQENAFVVGSYLKDRLRGLQEKHEIIGDVRGTGFILGVELVTDRQLKTPAKEEICHAMEHMKDMGVLVGKGGFYGNVFRITPPLCFSKEDADFFVEVMDVALSKL